In the Acidovorax sp. A79 genome, one interval contains:
- a CDS encoding acetyl-CoA C-acetyltransferase, protein MTEAYVFDALRTPRGKGKKDGTLHEVKPIDLLTGLLIELQARHRFDTAAVDDVVMGIVSPVGEQGSVLPKVAALKAGWDFRCAGVQVNRFCASGLEAVNLAAQKVRSGWEDLVVAGGVESMSRVPIGSDGGAWAQDPATNSETLFVPQGIGADLIATLDGYTRADVDAFALESQRRATAARAAGYFKNSVVPVRDFIGQTILAEDEFIKPKTTLEGLGALKASFEQLGGMGFDAVALQRYPQVERIHHVHHAGNSSGIVDGAAAVLIGNEAAAKAHGLTPRARIVATALSGADPTIMLTGPVPAAKKALVRAGMTIDQIDLFEVNEAFAAVPMRFMRELGVPHDKVNVNGGAIAMGHPLGATGAMILGTLIDELHRRGQRYGLATLCVGGGMGIATIVERV, encoded by the coding sequence ATGACCGAAGCCTATGTATTCGACGCGCTGCGCACCCCGCGCGGCAAGGGCAAGAAGGACGGCACCCTGCACGAGGTCAAGCCCATCGACCTGCTCACCGGCTTACTGATCGAGCTGCAGGCGCGCCACCGCTTTGATACGGCAGCGGTGGACGACGTGGTCATGGGCATCGTCTCGCCCGTGGGCGAACAGGGTTCGGTGCTGCCCAAAGTGGCCGCGCTCAAGGCCGGGTGGGACTTTCGATGCGCGGGTGTGCAGGTCAACCGTTTCTGCGCATCGGGCCTCGAAGCGGTGAACCTGGCCGCGCAAAAGGTGCGCAGCGGCTGGGAAGACCTGGTGGTGGCCGGCGGCGTGGAGAGCATGAGCCGCGTGCCCATCGGCTCCGACGGAGGCGCCTGGGCGCAAGACCCCGCCACCAATTCGGAAACCCTGTTCGTGCCCCAGGGCATCGGCGCCGACCTGATCGCCACACTGGATGGCTACACCCGCGCCGACGTGGATGCCTTCGCCCTCGAATCGCAGCGCCGCGCCACCGCCGCGCGCGCAGCGGGCTACTTCAAGAATTCGGTCGTGCCCGTGCGCGACTTCATCGGCCAGACCATCCTGGCGGAGGACGAATTCATCAAGCCCAAGACCACGCTGGAGGGCCTGGGCGCGCTCAAGGCCTCGTTCGAGCAACTGGGCGGCATGGGTTTCGACGCCGTGGCGTTGCAGCGCTACCCGCAGGTGGAGCGCATCCACCACGTGCACCACGCGGGCAACTCGTCGGGCATCGTGGATGGCGCCGCCGCCGTGCTCATCGGCAACGAGGCCGCCGCCAAGGCCCACGGCCTCACGCCGCGCGCACGCATCGTGGCCACGGCGCTCAGCGGCGCCGACCCCACCATCATGCTCACCGGCCCCGTGCCCGCCGCCAAGAAGGCGCTGGTCCGCGCGGGCATGACCATCGACCAGATCGACCTGTTCGAAGTGAACGAGGCCTTCGCCGCCGTGCCCATGCGCTTCATGCGCGAGCTGGGCGTGCCGCACGACAAGGTCAACGTGAACGGCGGCGCCATCGCCATGGGCCACCCGCTGGGCGCCACGGGCGCCATGATCCTCGGCACCCTGATTGACGAGTTGCACCGCCGGGGCCAGCGCTATGGCCTGGCCACGCTGTGCGTGGGCGGCGGCATGGGCATCGCCACCATCGTTGAACGCGTATGA
- a CDS encoding acyl-CoA dehydrogenase family protein has product MIERTLFQPDHQAFADSFRRFIDKEVMPHHADWEDQGYVAREVWSQAGANGFLCMSLPEEYGGAGADKLYSVAQMEELARAGTTGIGFGLHSEIVAPYILHYGTEEQKRRYLPQMASGAMVGAIAMSEPAAGSDLQGIKTTAMKSADGSHYVLNGSKTFITNGWHADLVIVVAKTDPAAGAKGTSLFLVERGMPGFEKGQRLKKMGMKAQDTSELFFTDVKVPAANLLGGPAMEGRGFICLMEQLPWERLQIAITAVASAQAAIDWTVDYVKQRKVFGQSVASFQNTRHTLAELQTQVQVARVFVDKCCELITRDQLDTDTASMAKYWTTDLQCKVMDECVQLFGGYGYMWEYPITRAYADARVQRIYGGTNEIMKEVIARAMGLGK; this is encoded by the coding sequence ATGATCGAACGCACCCTCTTCCAGCCCGACCACCAGGCCTTTGCCGACAGCTTTCGCCGCTTCATCGACAAGGAGGTAATGCCCCACCACGCCGACTGGGAAGACCAGGGCTACGTGGCGCGCGAGGTGTGGAGCCAGGCGGGCGCCAACGGCTTTCTGTGCATGAGCCTGCCCGAGGAATACGGCGGCGCCGGGGCCGACAAGCTCTACTCCGTGGCGCAGATGGAAGAGCTGGCGCGCGCCGGCACCACGGGCATCGGCTTCGGGCTGCACAGCGAGATCGTGGCGCCCTACATCCTGCACTACGGCACCGAGGAGCAAAAGCGCCGCTACCTGCCACAGATGGCCAGCGGCGCCATGGTAGGCGCCATCGCCATGAGCGAGCCCGCCGCGGGCAGCGACCTGCAGGGCATCAAGACCACCGCCATGAAAAGCGCCGATGGATCGCACTATGTGCTCAACGGCAGCAAGACCTTCATCACCAACGGCTGGCATGCCGATCTGGTGATCGTGGTCGCCAAGACCGACCCGGCGGCCGGGGCCAAGGGCACCAGCCTCTTCCTGGTGGAGCGCGGCATGCCTGGGTTCGAAAAAGGCCAGCGCCTCAAGAAGATGGGCATGAAGGCGCAGGACACCTCCGAGCTGTTCTTCACCGACGTGAAGGTGCCCGCCGCCAACCTGCTGGGCGGCCCCGCCATGGAAGGGCGCGGCTTCATCTGCCTGATGGAGCAGCTGCCGTGGGAGCGCCTGCAGATCGCCATCACCGCCGTGGCGTCCGCGCAGGCCGCCATCGACTGGACGGTGGACTATGTCAAGCAGCGCAAGGTCTTCGGCCAGAGCGTGGCCTCGTTCCAGAACACCCGCCACACCCTGGCCGAGCTGCAGACCCAGGTGCAGGTGGCCCGCGTGTTCGTGGACAAGTGCTGCGAGCTGATCACGCGCGACCAGCTCGACACCGATACCGCCAGCATGGCCAAGTACTGGACCACCGACCTGCAGTGCAAGGTGATGGACGAATGCGTGCAGCTCTTCGGCGGCTACGGCTACATGTGGGAATACCCCATCACCCGCGCCTACGCGGATGCGCGCGTGCAGCGCATCTACGGCGGCACGAACGAGATCATGAAAGAAGTGATTGCACGCGCCATGGGCCTGGGCAAATAG
- a CDS encoding 3-hydroxyacyl-CoA dehydrogenase NAD-binding domain-containing protein, whose amino-acid sequence MQTIRYELIPAQGTEGQVAVITFDETNAPVNTMCRQWQQELGEVTAQVLGDRERLGAALKGIVLASAKTSFFAGADLKATMRLTPADAPSAFGEIERMKKHFRTLETLGIPVVACLNGAALGGGWEVALVAHYRIAVADPKIQFGLPEVTLGLMPGATGVTKMTRLLGLMGAQPYILEGKLFNPAEALELQLVHELVATRDQLLPAALAHIATHPHAVQPWDDKNYKMPGGTPANPKIAGALTVAPAMLKKTTRGRYPAPEAALAAMVEGAMVDYDTALRIESRYLARLMTGPVARNMINTFFFDMNAIKSGKSRPGTTPRYKPQKVGILGAGMMGAGIAWAQASRGIATVLKDVSAEKAEAGKAYSAKLTQARVDKGRMTAEAQQTLLSRITPTASAADLAGCDLIIEAVFESRDLKAKVTQEAEPQLAPGGFFASNTSTLPISGLATASSRPEKFVGIHFFSPVDKMKLVEIIRGKQTDDETVARAFDYVQALGKVPIVVNDSRGFYTSRTFGTFVMEGAAMLGEGIPAAAIENAAMQAGLPVGPLAVLDETALTLSVHVLDQTRADYAAEGKTYTATPGELLVERMVKELKRPGRAGGGGFYDYPAGGKKHLWPELKPLFEKPGVAWSVQEIQDRLLYRQAIETARCLAEGVLTSVHDANIGSIFGIGFPAWTGGAMQFIYGTGVEAFLKRADELAAKYGTGFELATKVQSTIKMHQQIH is encoded by the coding sequence ATGCAAACCATCCGCTACGAACTCATCCCCGCCCAGGGCACCGAAGGCCAGGTCGCCGTCATCACGTTTGACGAAACCAATGCCCCCGTCAACACCATGTGCCGCCAGTGGCAGCAAGAGCTGGGCGAGGTCACGGCCCAGGTGCTGGGCGACCGCGAACGCCTGGGCGCTGCGCTCAAAGGCATCGTGCTGGCATCCGCCAAGACCAGTTTCTTTGCCGGTGCCGACCTCAAGGCCACCATGCGCCTCACGCCCGCCGATGCGCCCAGCGCGTTTGGCGAGATCGAGCGCATGAAGAAGCACTTTCGCACGCTAGAAACCCTGGGCATCCCCGTGGTGGCCTGCCTCAACGGCGCGGCGCTGGGTGGCGGCTGGGAAGTAGCGCTGGTGGCCCACTACCGCATCGCCGTGGCCGACCCCAAGATCCAGTTCGGCCTGCCCGAGGTCACGCTGGGCCTGATGCCCGGCGCCACCGGCGTGACCAAGATGACGCGCCTGCTGGGCCTGATGGGCGCGCAGCCTTACATCCTGGAAGGCAAGCTCTTCAACCCCGCCGAGGCGCTGGAGCTGCAACTGGTACATGAACTGGTGGCTACCCGCGATCAGCTGCTGCCCGCCGCCCTGGCCCACATTGCCACCCACCCGCACGCCGTGCAGCCGTGGGACGACAAGAACTACAAAATGCCCGGCGGCACGCCCGCCAACCCCAAGATCGCAGGCGCCCTCACCGTCGCGCCCGCCATGCTCAAGAAAACCACACGCGGCCGCTACCCCGCGCCCGAGGCTGCCTTGGCCGCCATGGTCGAAGGCGCCATGGTGGACTACGACACCGCCCTGCGCATCGAAAGCCGCTACCTCGCCCGCCTGATGACCGGCCCCGTGGCGCGCAACATGATCAACACGTTCTTCTTCGACATGAACGCGATCAAGAGCGGCAAGTCGCGCCCCGGCACCACGCCACGCTACAAGCCCCAAAAGGTCGGAATCCTGGGCGCCGGCATGATGGGCGCGGGCATCGCCTGGGCTCAGGCCAGCCGGGGGATCGCCACCGTGCTCAAGGACGTGAGCGCCGAGAAGGCCGAGGCCGGCAAGGCCTACAGCGCCAAGCTCACGCAAGCCCGCGTGGACAAAGGCCGCATGACGGCCGAGGCGCAGCAAACGCTGCTCTCGCGCATCACGCCCACCGCCAGCGCGGCCGACCTGGCGGGCTGCGACCTCATCATCGAAGCCGTGTTCGAAAGCCGCGACCTCAAGGCCAAGGTCACACAAGAGGCCGAACCGCAATTGGCGCCCGGCGGCTTCTTTGCCAGCAACACCTCCACCCTGCCCATCAGCGGCCTGGCCACGGCCAGCAGCCGGCCCGAGAAGTTTGTCGGCATCCACTTCTTCAGCCCCGTGGACAAGATGAAGCTGGTGGAGATCATCCGCGGCAAACAGACGGACGACGAGACCGTGGCACGCGCGTTCGACTACGTGCAGGCCCTGGGCAAGGTGCCCATCGTGGTCAACGACTCACGCGGCTTCTACACCAGCCGCACCTTCGGCACCTTTGTGATGGAAGGCGCCGCCATGCTGGGCGAAGGCATCCCCGCAGCCGCGATTGAAAACGCAGCCATGCAGGCCGGCCTGCCCGTGGGGCCCCTGGCCGTGCTGGACGAAACCGCGCTGACCCTGAGCGTGCACGTGCTGGACCAGACCCGGGCGGACTACGCGGCCGAAGGCAAGACCTACACCGCCACGCCCGGCGAGCTGCTGGTGGAACGCATGGTCAAAGAGTTGAAGCGCCCCGGCCGTGCGGGTGGCGGCGGCTTTTACGACTACCCCGCAGGCGGCAAGAAGCACCTGTGGCCGGAGCTGAAACCTCTGTTCGAGAAGCCCGGCGTGGCATGGAGCGTGCAGGAGATCCAGGACCGTCTGCTCTACCGACAGGCCATCGAAACCGCGCGCTGCCTGGCAGAAGGCGTGCTGACCAGCGTGCATGACGCGAACATTGGGTCGATTTTTGGGATTGGGTTTCCGGCGTGGACGGGGGGGGCGATGCAGTTCATTTATGGAACGGGTGTTGAGGCGTTCTTGAAGCGTGCGGATGAACTGGCGGCGAAGTATGGAACGGGATTTGAGTTGGCTACTAAAGTGCAAAGCACGATCAAAATGCATCAGCAGATACACTGA
- a CDS encoding biotin carboxylase N-terminal domain-containing protein, whose translation MKKILIANRGEIARRVIHTAHRMGIETVAVYSDPDANALHVREATQAVTLGGETSADTYLRTDKLLAAARAAGADAVHPGYGFLSENADFAQAVVDAGLTWIGPPPAAIRALGSKAGAKALAQTHGVPCLPGYAGDDQSDERFSAEAARIGTPLMVKAVAGGGGRGMRLVTDLAQLPDALASARSEALAGFGCGDLLIERALLQPRHVEVQVFADAHGACIHLGERDCSVQRRHQKIIEESPSPAVDAALRERMGACAVALAQAAGYVGAGTVEFLLDGSGLSDAGPPQVAKAPSGGSEPRDAGSVGASFYLMEMNTRLQVEHPVTEALTGLDLVEWQIRVARGEPLPLAQDHVHLQGHAIEVRLCAEDAHFRPHTGRVLQFSAPQATAFERATPGALRFDHALEEGADVSPHYDAMLGKLVVHAPTRAEAIAALVHALQGTRVLGLPTNRAFLAACLQHPVFASGEALVPFLAGHAAGLQRLLLKEELSALVPPALEAIFASKSASNLPCSMARPLRLRHQGEVHAVAVRELGGGRLQVEQAGAEPTTITLQLPQRGVHYVAVEPLRWHWQIGGVDGWVEDASWEPAARAGAAGGATELRAPFNGKVVALPVAAGQALAAGDTVVVIESMKLEHSLASPAAATVAELLVAPGQQVSPGQVLARLAPATQGAPA comes from the coding sequence ATGAAAAAGATACTGATCGCCAATCGCGGCGAAATCGCCCGCCGGGTGATTCACACCGCCCACCGTATGGGCATCGAAACGGTTGCCGTCTACTCCGACCCCGATGCCAACGCCCTGCATGTGCGCGAAGCCACCCAAGCCGTGACGCTGGGTGGCGAGACCAGCGCCGACACCTACCTGCGCACCGACAAACTGCTGGCCGCCGCCCGCGCCGCCGGGGCCGATGCCGTGCACCCCGGCTATGGCTTCCTCAGCGAGAACGCCGACTTCGCCCAGGCCGTGGTCGATGCGGGCCTGACCTGGATCGGCCCGCCGCCCGCCGCCATCCGCGCGCTGGGCAGCAAGGCCGGGGCCAAGGCGCTGGCCCAGACGCATGGCGTGCCCTGCCTGCCCGGCTATGCGGGCGACGACCAGAGCGACGAACGCTTTTCCGCCGAGGCTGCGCGCATCGGCACGCCCCTCATGGTCAAGGCCGTGGCAGGCGGGGGAGGGCGTGGCATGCGCCTGGTCACCGATCTGGCGCAGTTGCCCGACGCGCTGGCCAGTGCCCGGTCGGAGGCGCTGGCGGGCTTTGGCTGTGGTGACCTGCTGATCGAGCGCGCGCTGCTGCAGCCGCGCCATGTGGAAGTGCAAGTCTTTGCCGACGCCCACGGCGCGTGCATCCACCTGGGCGAGCGCGACTGCTCCGTGCAGCGCCGCCACCAGAAGATCATCGAAGAGTCCCCCAGCCCGGCCGTGGACGCCGCGCTGCGCGAACGCATGGGCGCCTGCGCCGTGGCGCTGGCGCAGGCTGCTGGCTATGTGGGGGCGGGCACGGTGGAGTTTTTGCTGGATGGCAGTGGCTTGAGCGACGCCGGGCCGCCCCAAGTCGCGAAGGCCCCCTCGGGGGGCAGCGAACCACGCGACGCGGGGAGCGTGGGGGCCAGTTTCTACTTGATGGAGATGAACACCCGCCTGCAGGTGGAGCACCCGGTGACCGAAGCGCTCACCGGGCTGGACCTGGTGGAATGGCAAATCCGCGTGGCACGTGGCGAGCCGCTGCCGCTCGCGCAAGACCATGTGCATCTGCAAGGCCACGCCATCGAAGTGCGCCTGTGTGCCGAAGACGCGCACTTCCGCCCCCACACCGGCCGCGTGCTGCAGTTCAGTGCGCCACAAGCCACCGCGTTTGAACGGGCCACCCCCGGCGCGCTGCGTTTTGACCACGCGCTGGAAGAGGGCGCCGATGTCTCGCCCCACTACGACGCCATGCTGGGCAAGCTCGTCGTGCACGCGCCCACGCGGGCTGAGGCCATTGCCGCCCTGGTCCACGCGTTGCAGGGCACCCGCGTGCTGGGCCTGCCCACCAACCGCGCGTTTCTGGCGGCGTGCCTGCAGCACCCTGTGTTTGCCAGTGGAGAGGCGCTGGTGCCGTTCCTGGCAGGACATGCTGCTGGCTTGCAAAGATTGCTATTGAAAGAGGAGTTGTCGGCGCTTGTCCCTCCTGCGCTGGAGGCCATTTTTGCTTCAAAATCCGCATCGAACCTGCCGTGCTCCATGGCGCGGCCCCTGCGCCTGCGCCACCAGGGCGAGGTGCACGCCGTCGCCGTGCGCGAGCTCGGCGGCGGGCGGCTGCAGGTAGAGCAGGCCGGGGCAGAGCCCACCACCATCACGCTGCAGTTGCCTCAGCGCGGTGTGCACTACGTCGCCGTGGAGCCGCTGCGCTGGCATTGGCAGATCGGCGGCGTGGACGGCTGGGTGGAAGACGCATCGTGGGAGCCGGCAGCCCGCGCGGGCGCCGCCGGTGGCGCCACCGAGCTGCGCGCGCCCTTCAACGGCAAGGTGGTCGCACTGCCCGTGGCCGCAGGCCAGGCGCTGGCAGCGGGCGACACGGTGGTGGTCATCGAATCCATGAAGTTGGAGCACAGCCTGGCCAGCCCTGCAGCCGCCACCGTGGCCGAGCTATTGGTGGCCCCCGGCCAGCAGGTGTCGCCCGGTCAGGTGCTGGCCCGCTTGGCACCCGCCACGCAAGGAGCGCCCGCATGA
- a CDS encoding 3-keto-5-aminohexanoate cleavage protein, translated as MHSTDHSNKAIITCAITGVLTDPGQHHVPVTPEQLAKEARRAYDAGAAVVHVHFRNQEPGKGHLPSWDPQVARDCVLAMREACPGLIINQTTGVVGPHYQGPLDCLRATRPEMAACNAGSLNYLKVRSNGTWAWPPMLFDNQPAKVKDFIDVMLETGTLPEFECFDVGIVRCVEMYVQTGMYTERLPEYNFVMGVESGMPADPDLLPILLKLKIKDAPWQATVIGRSEIWPVHQRVAELGGHLRTGLEDTFYLPDGTKADSNGPLIEKLAEYARNAGREVASPLEARGMLGLKAA; from the coding sequence ATGCACAGCACCGACCACAGCAACAAAGCCATCATCACCTGCGCCATCACGGGCGTGCTGACGGACCCCGGCCAGCACCACGTGCCCGTCACGCCCGAGCAATTGGCAAAAGAAGCCCGCCGCGCCTACGACGCTGGCGCCGCCGTGGTCCACGTGCACTTTCGCAATCAGGAGCCTGGCAAGGGCCACCTGCCCAGCTGGGACCCGCAGGTGGCACGCGACTGCGTGTTGGCCATGCGCGAGGCCTGCCCGGGTTTGATCATCAACCAGACCACCGGCGTGGTCGGCCCCCACTACCAGGGTCCGCTCGACTGCCTGCGCGCCACCCGCCCCGAGATGGCCGCTTGCAACGCGGGCTCGCTCAACTACCTGAAGGTGCGCAGCAACGGCACCTGGGCCTGGCCGCCCATGCTGTTCGACAACCAGCCCGCCAAGGTCAAGGACTTCATCGACGTGATGCTGGAGACCGGCACGCTGCCCGAGTTTGAATGCTTTGACGTGGGCATCGTGCGCTGCGTGGAGATGTACGTGCAGACCGGCATGTACACCGAGCGCCTGCCCGAATACAACTTTGTGATGGGCGTCGAATCCGGCATGCCTGCCGACCCGGACCTGCTGCCCATCCTGCTCAAGCTGAAAATCAAGGACGCCCCCTGGCAAGCCACCGTCATCGGCCGCAGCGAGATCTGGCCCGTGCACCAGCGCGTGGCCGAGCTGGGCGGGCATTTGCGTACAGGGCTGGAGGACACGTTCTATCTGCCGGACGGGACGAAGGCGGATTCGAACGGGCCGTTGATCGAGAAGCTGGCGGAATACGCGCGCAATGCGGGGCGGGAGGTGGCTTCGCCGCTGGAGGCGCGGGGGATGTTGGGGTTGAAGGCAGCGTAG
- a CDS encoding acyl-CoA dehydrogenase family protein, producing the protein MTATSDATPVSDEDRTALTDTVTRFARTEIAPHVDAWDAAGEFPRSLYRRAADLGLLGLGYPEQYGGTPASYALRLPLWRALSRHGASGGVLASLLSHNIGLPPVLAHGSDAVRAEVIPPVLAGEQIAALAITEPGGGSDVAQLKTTARREGDDYIVNGEKVFITSGMRADWITVAVRTGEAGSKGSGGISMLLVPGHSAGLSRSKLDKMGWLCSDTAHLRFDNVRVPARYLLGEEGAGFRIIMANFNGERFGLAASALGFAEACYDEALAWARQRKTFGAALVEHQVIRHKLVDMQMRIQSTAAWCESVAAQADAGRAGDAAPGRPKPHQPPWGAATHAQQGSVGADSAWVAQVCLLKNHATQTMQFCADQAVQILGGMGFMRGTVSERIYREVKVMMIGGGAEEIMKDLAARQLGI; encoded by the coding sequence ATGACCGCCACGTCCGACGCGACCCCTGTGAGCGACGAAGACCGCACCGCCCTCACCGACACCGTTACCCGCTTTGCCCGTACCGAGATCGCCCCGCATGTGGACGCGTGGGATGCCGCAGGTGAATTCCCTCGCAGCCTGTACCGTCGCGCAGCCGACCTGGGCCTGCTGGGCCTGGGCTACCCCGAGCAGTACGGCGGCACGCCCGCCAGCTACGCCTTGCGCCTGCCGCTGTGGCGCGCGCTCAGTCGCCACGGTGCCAGCGGCGGTGTGCTGGCCAGCCTGCTGTCGCACAACATCGGTTTGCCGCCCGTGCTGGCGCATGGCAGCGATGCTGTGCGTGCCGAGGTCATTCCACCGGTGCTGGCGGGCGAGCAGATTGCCGCACTGGCGATCACCGAACCCGGTGGCGGGTCCGACGTGGCCCAACTCAAGACCACAGCGCGGCGCGAGGGTGATGACTACATCGTCAACGGCGAAAAAGTGTTCATCACCTCCGGCATGCGCGCGGACTGGATCACGGTCGCTGTCAGAACGGGAGAAGCTGGAAGCAAGGGCAGTGGCGGCATATCGATGCTGCTTGTGCCCGGCCACAGTGCAGGCCTGTCGCGCAGCAAGCTCGACAAGATGGGCTGGCTCTGCTCCGACACCGCCCACCTGCGCTTTGACAACGTGCGCGTGCCCGCGCGCTACCTGCTGGGCGAAGAGGGCGCGGGCTTTCGCATCATCATGGCCAACTTCAACGGCGAGCGTTTTGGCCTGGCTGCATCGGCCCTGGGCTTTGCCGAGGCCTGCTACGACGAAGCCCTGGCCTGGGCCCGCCAGCGCAAGACCTTTGGCGCCGCGCTGGTGGAGCACCAGGTCATCCGCCACAAGCTGGTGGACATGCAGATGCGCATCCAGTCCACCGCGGCGTGGTGCGAATCCGTGGCTGCGCAGGCTGATGCGGGGCGCGCGGGCGATGCGGCGCCGGGCCGCCCCAAGCCGCATCAGCCCCCTTGGGGGGCAGCGACCCATGCGCAGCAGGGGAGCGTGGGGGCAGACAGTGCTTGGGTAGCGCAGGTGTGCCTGCTCAAGAACCACGCCACCCAAACCATGCAGTTCTGTGCCGACCAGGCCGTGCAGATCCTGGGCGGCATGGGCTTCATGCGCGGCACCGTCAGCGAGCGCATCTACCGCGAGGTCAAGGTCATGATGATCGGCGGCGGTGCGGAAGAAATCATGAAGGACTTGGCTGCACGCCAGCTCGGCATTTGA